Proteins found in one Coffea eugenioides isolate CCC68of chromosome 5, Ceug_1.0, whole genome shotgun sequence genomic segment:
- the LOC113772031 gene encoding PRA1 family protein H-like, protein MVFSSNPLALSVPDPDFESWLRNKGYLEILDQRTSDLHRLSTSTSAAAAVRSSPSSSSSITIATTTTIIPYGLFISLFSHLKTLFSLLTLNPFSKLTSDDFSGDIPSWTNAFIGSFNSYSFPTSPAQARLRAHENVKRFARNYASLFILFFACSL, encoded by the coding sequence ATGGTATTCTCCTCCAACCCATTAGCTCTGAGCGTACCCGACCCGGATTTTGAGTCTTGGCTCCGAAACAAAGGCTACCTCGAAATCCTCGACCAACGCACCTCCGACCTCCACCGTCTTTCCACCTCCACTTCCGCCGCCGCCGCCGTACGATCCTccccctcttcctcctcctccatcaccatcgccaccaccaccaccatcatCCCCTATGGCCTCTTTATCTCCCTCTTTTCCCACTTAAAAACTcttttctctctcctcactctcaACCCCTTCTCTAAGCTCACCTCCGACGACTTTTCCGGCGACATCCCTTCTTGGACCAACGCTTTTATTGGCTCCTTCAACTCCTACTCCTTCCCCACCTCGCCTGCCCAGGCCCGCCTTCGAGCCCACGAGAATGTTAAACGCTTTGCTCGCAATTATGCCTCCCTCTTCATCCTCTTCTTCGCTTGCTCTCTGTAA
- the LOC113770373 gene encoding uncharacterized protein LOC113770373 isoform X1: protein MSLVINSLRSHFFKHLLCTSTAAAAASTATALIFGHRTRGIVGQSRFSDSVFFFSERYKLLSQLASKTATFSTSRSSSSLETLPTDSYTSPYLSVTICCQKNVADMLSEALLCFGANSTSIDEHDDDSEVGDEICISSIFSVSQDVKESISLAVDSIGLKEIPSYDVVMHDHTDWIKESQESFHPVQVIEGIWIVPEWRKPPDLQATNIILNPGLAFGTGDHPTTKLCLMLLYDVIKGGEVFLDYGTGSGILAIAAIKFGAAFSAGLDIDPQAITAAQHNATLNNIQPEKLFLSLVPSTGSSTFTNEIVSKPTDRQHLNDKGVVTETEKFHVVIANILLNPLLDLADQIVSHAKPGATVGLSGIISEQVPRIIHRYSPFLEDITVSKMDDWACLAGFKKINLG from the exons atgtcactGGTAATCAATTCTCTGCGCAGTCATTTCTTCAAGCACCTCCTCTGCACCTCCACAGCTGCCGCCGCCGCCTCCACCGCCACTGCCCTTATTTTCGGCCACCGAACCCGGGGTATCGTTGGGCAAAGCCGCTTCTCAGACTCAGTGTTCTTTTTCTCAGAAAGATACAAACTTTTAAGCCAGCTGGCTTCAAAGACTGCTACTTTTTCAACCTCACGCTCTTCTTCTTCTCTGGAGACTTTACCGACCGATTCTTATACTTCTCCTTACCTTTCTGTGACCATTTGCTGCCAGAAAAATGTTGCA GATATGCTTTCAGAAGCCCTTTTATGTTTTGGAGCCAACTCTACCAGCATTGATGAACATGATGATGATAGTGAAGTTGGTGATGAG ATTTGCATCAGTTCCATATTCTCTGTAAGTCAGGATGTGAAGGAAAGCATATCACTTGCTGTTGACTCCATAGGCTTGAAAGAGATACCAAGTTATGATGTAGTGATGCATGACCACACTGATTGGATTAAAGAAAGTCAG GAATCATTTCATCCTGTACAAGTTATTGAAGGAATTTGGATCGTGCCTGAGTGGAGAAAGCCCCCA GATCTTCAAGCAACTAATATAATTCTAAACCCTGGATTAGCATTTGGGACTGGGGATCATCCTACAACTAAGTTATGCCTAATGCTGCTCTATGATGTAATAAAAGGAGGAGAAGTTTTCTTGGATTATGGGACAGGGTCTGGTATCCTCGCTATTGCAGCAATTAAG TTTGGTGCAGCTTTTTCAGCTGGGCTGGATATAGACCCCCAAGCAATTACAGCCGCTCAACACAATGCTACTTTGAATAACATACAGcctgaaaaactgtttttaagTCTGGTTCCTAGTACAGGCAGTTCTACTTTTACAAACGAAATTGTAAGTAAACCTACAGACAGGCAGCATTTAAATGATAAAGGAGTTGTCACCGAGACAGAGAAGTTTCATGTTGTTATTGCGAATATACTGCTGAATCCTCTGCTAGATTTGGCTGACCAAATTGTCTCCCATGCAAAGCCTGGAGCCACAGTGGGTCTATCGGGTATCATATCTGAGCAG GTTCCGCGCATCATCCACCGGTACTCACCATTCTTGGAAGATATTACAGTGTCAAAGATGGATGATTGGGCTTGCCTAGCTggttttaagaaaataaatctTGGTTAA
- the LOC113770373 gene encoding uncharacterized protein LOC113770373 isoform X2, producing the protein MSLVINSLRSHFFKHLLCTSTAAAAASTATALIFGHRTRGIVGQSRFSDSVFFFSERYKLLSQLASKTATFSTSRSSSSLETLPTDSYTSPYLSVTICCQKNVADMLSEALLCFGANSTSIDEHDDDSEVGDEICISSIFSVSQDVKESISLAVDSIGLKEIPSYDVVMHDHTDWIKESFHPVQVIEGIWIVPEWRKPPDLQATNIILNPGLAFGTGDHPTTKLCLMLLYDVIKGGEVFLDYGTGSGILAIAAIKFGAAFSAGLDIDPQAITAAQHNATLNNIQPEKLFLSLVPSTGSSTFTNEIVSKPTDRQHLNDKGVVTETEKFHVVIANILLNPLLDLADQIVSHAKPGATVGLSGIISEQVPRIIHRYSPFLEDITVSKMDDWACLAGFKKINLG; encoded by the exons atgtcactGGTAATCAATTCTCTGCGCAGTCATTTCTTCAAGCACCTCCTCTGCACCTCCACAGCTGCCGCCGCCGCCTCCACCGCCACTGCCCTTATTTTCGGCCACCGAACCCGGGGTATCGTTGGGCAAAGCCGCTTCTCAGACTCAGTGTTCTTTTTCTCAGAAAGATACAAACTTTTAAGCCAGCTGGCTTCAAAGACTGCTACTTTTTCAACCTCACGCTCTTCTTCTTCTCTGGAGACTTTACCGACCGATTCTTATACTTCTCCTTACCTTTCTGTGACCATTTGCTGCCAGAAAAATGTTGCA GATATGCTTTCAGAAGCCCTTTTATGTTTTGGAGCCAACTCTACCAGCATTGATGAACATGATGATGATAGTGAAGTTGGTGATGAG ATTTGCATCAGTTCCATATTCTCTGTAAGTCAGGATGTGAAGGAAAGCATATCACTTGCTGTTGACTCCATAGGCTTGAAAGAGATACCAAGTTATGATGTAGTGATGCATGACCACACTGATTGGATTA AGGAATCATTTCATCCTGTACAAGTTATTGAAGGAATTTGGATCGTGCCTGAGTGGAGAAAGCCCCCA GATCTTCAAGCAACTAATATAATTCTAAACCCTGGATTAGCATTTGGGACTGGGGATCATCCTACAACTAAGTTATGCCTAATGCTGCTCTATGATGTAATAAAAGGAGGAGAAGTTTTCTTGGATTATGGGACAGGGTCTGGTATCCTCGCTATTGCAGCAATTAAG TTTGGTGCAGCTTTTTCAGCTGGGCTGGATATAGACCCCCAAGCAATTACAGCCGCTCAACACAATGCTACTTTGAATAACATACAGcctgaaaaactgtttttaagTCTGGTTCCTAGTACAGGCAGTTCTACTTTTACAAACGAAATTGTAAGTAAACCTACAGACAGGCAGCATTTAAATGATAAAGGAGTTGTCACCGAGACAGAGAAGTTTCATGTTGTTATTGCGAATATACTGCTGAATCCTCTGCTAGATTTGGCTGACCAAATTGTCTCCCATGCAAAGCCTGGAGCCACAGTGGGTCTATCGGGTATCATATCTGAGCAG GTTCCGCGCATCATCCACCGGTACTCACCATTCTTGGAAGATATTACAGTGTCAAAGATGGATGATTGGGCTTGCCTAGCTggttttaagaaaataaatctTGGTTAA
- the LOC113770372 gene encoding uncharacterized protein LOC113770372 has translation MGSSSKSKSAKKKSSKLSSQARKMKKSGRTKSKKLGRRHDSSTDDSMSSDSISSPGNDSYASNSDDDSMSSASISRSSSKDSYRRRKNKSRSRGKLKKTRKRARRRSSSRDNRKKLAPMKKRKRSRKDSDSKTRKKYGRKKRRRDSSASPTSSNSHSCSTCKGGNSDSEESERESVWSRPRENKRDLSKDKRRTKLSFRRSPSHSSHSRSKDQSGSVSYSEEKFLNENNSRRLRSVITFVEQRSEGEGNEWKKDLQNEEIVYDNDDYPSRSSSGGGSKKESTPRSPIAFDVEKRTESPIFVSEHEVTELSGSVNDAHDMNEFATRSSAKENGNYTPLVGAGSGGDDLEAILRQKALQNLNKFRGGHKSNTKPTLDQKNKDDGNVNASSTSTAAVERVVLDSGHTEKVYGIVKQNNDHPADGSGLSGNPKEDGLNSGNPVVGKSVSGTSPFRGRSSGLDMRHQATASGASPDKILREIKSEGKTTATVQTTSVAGNSSFWESSSGLDTPNKTTTSVASPEKFLMETESDRKTELKITQPLSPSVGINKGSACSSATVEPALSATSGGQSLNNQKDEAKDGGQYQQKTMSVMRGGEMVQVNYKVYIPQRAPALARRQLKR, from the exons AAACTTGGTCGCCGTCATGATTCCAGTACTGATGATTCCATGAGTTCAGATTCCATTTCCTCACCTGGTAATGATTCTTATGCTTCAAATTCTGATGATGACTCCATGAGTTCCGCATCTATATCTCGGTCCAGTTCAAAGGATTCTTACAGGAGAAGGAAAAACAAATCGCGCTCACGAGGTAAACTAAAGAAGACCAGAAAGCGAGCTCGAAGGAGATCTTCCAGCAGAGACAATCGTAAGAAATTAGCTCccatgaaaaaaagaaaaaggtcaagAAAGGATAGTGATTCTAAGACAAGAAAGAAATACGGCAGAAAGAAACGTAGGAGGGATTCAAGTGCTAGTCCCACAAGCAGCAATTCACACAGCTGCTCTACTTGCAAAGGTGGTAATAGTGACAGTGAGGAGAGCGAACGTGAGAGCGTTTGGAGCAGGCCTAGAGAAAATAAGAGAGATTTAAGCAAGGACAAACGTAGAACCAAACTTAGCTTCCGTAGGTCCCCAAGTCATTCTTCACACAGTAGGTCTAAGGATCAAAGTGGTAGTGTTAGTTACAGTGAGGAAAAGTTTCTGAATGAGAACAATTCCCGGCGTTTGAGATCTGTTATAACATTTGTTGAGCAGAGGAGTGAGGGAGAAGGGAACGAATGGAAGAAGGATCTACAGAATGAAGAAATTGTCTATGATAATGACGATTATCCTTCCAGAAGCAGTAGTGGTGGGGGAAGCAAAAAGGAATCAACTCCTCGTTCACCTATTGCATTTGATGTTGAGAAACGGACAGAAAGTCCTATATTTGTTTCTGAGCATGAGGTGACTGAACTTTCAGGAAGTGTAAATGATGCGCATGACATGAATGAGTTTGCGACACGCAGTTCTGCAAAGGAAAATGGGAATTACACTCCCCTTGTGGGTGCTGGTTCAGGGGGTGATGATCTGGAAGCAATTTTGAGGCAGAAAGCTTTGCAGAATTTGAACAAGTTCCGAGGAGGACATAAAAGTAATACAAAGCCTACTTTGGATCAGAAAAATAAGGATGATGGCAATGTTAATGCATCATCCACTTCCACAGCAGCGGTTGAAAGGGTTGTCCTTGACAGCGGACACACTGAAAAGGTTTATGGAATTGTGAAACAGAATAATGATCATCCAGCTGATGGGTCGGGACTCTCTGGGAATCCCAAGGAGGACGGCCTGAATAGTGGAAATCCTGTTGTTGGTAAATCTGTATCTGGAACCTCACCATTTAGGGGAAGATCTTCAGGCTTGGACATGCGGCATCAAGCCACAGCATCAGGAGCATCTCCAGATAAAATTCTGagagaaattaagagtgaagGGAAGACTACAGCTACAGTACAAACTACATCCGTGGCTGGAAACTCGTCATTTTGGGAAAGTTCTTCAGGCTTGGACACACCCAATAAAACTACGACATCAGTTGCATCTCCAGAAAAATTTCTGATGGAAACTGAAAGCGACAGGAAGACTGAGCTTAAAATAACTCAACCATTGTCTCCTAGCGTGGGCATTAATAAAGGTTCTGCTTGTAGCTCTGCGACTGTAGAACCAGCTTTATCTGCTACTTCAGGAGGGCAAAGTTTGAACAATCAGAAAGATGAAGCTAAGGATGGCGGACAGTATCAGCAGAAGACGATGTCTGTGATGAGAGGCGGGGAAATGGTACAG GTAAACTACAAGGTCTACATTCCTCAAAGAGCTCCCGCTCTTGCCAGGAGACAACTCAAGCGGTGA